In Candidatus Sedimenticola sp. (ex Thyasira tokunagai), the following proteins share a genomic window:
- a CDS encoding glutamate synthase-related protein encodes MNKVSIYKWDELEPLAPAYALVADVDLVVIRWQDEEQVSVLFGRCLHRGGLMHDGHIDGENIICGLHDWDYSYKTGVSSYNPAERLHRFTSWLEDGVVWIDEDEVRAWAIDNPQPYNRDAYHGLYKDFHGTQDEPHTQYIQHLSEHGLSKVGHHGRMGAMGVPPGELPKWDDIQLLTAQLHKLPLLEDASVGTEIIIGPNANKPLLLERPLFVSDMSFGALSEEAKIALAMGAELAGTGICSGEGGMLPDEQAANSRYLYELASARFGYSMDKVQKCQAFHFKCGQGAKTGTGGHLPGSKVNGKIAEVRGLAEGEAAVSPPRFPDWEHLDDYRHFAAEVREATGGIPIGVKLSAQHVERDIEAALQIGVDYIILDGRGGGTGAAPLLFRNNISVPTIPALARARRYLDSQGRTDVSLIATGGLRLPADFIKAMALGADAIAVSNSAIQSIGCLGMRACHTNNCPVGIATQQPHLRRRLKIEKGAKQLNNFFRASTELMQVMARACGHDHLNKFCIDDLTTWNRDMAHLAGIAYGGFSTE; translated from the coding sequence ATGAATAAAGTGTCTATCTATAAGTGGGACGAACTGGAACCTCTCGCTCCAGCCTATGCGTTGGTTGCTGATGTAGATCTGGTGGTCATTCGTTGGCAAGACGAAGAGCAGGTGTCTGTGCTGTTTGGTCGTTGTTTACACCGTGGTGGGTTGATGCATGACGGGCATATAGACGGCGAGAATATTATTTGTGGGCTTCATGATTGGGATTACAGCTATAAGACTGGAGTCAGCTCATACAATCCGGCTGAACGGCTACATCGATTCACATCCTGGCTGGAAGATGGAGTGGTTTGGATTGATGAAGACGAAGTCAGAGCCTGGGCTATAGATAATCCACAGCCTTACAATCGTGACGCCTATCACGGTCTGTACAAGGATTTTCACGGCACACAGGATGAGCCGCACACTCAATATATTCAGCATCTTTCAGAACACGGTTTATCAAAAGTTGGTCATCACGGTCGAATGGGCGCGATGGGTGTTCCACCCGGTGAATTACCAAAGTGGGACGATATACAGCTCCTTACGGCGCAACTGCATAAACTTCCACTGCTGGAAGATGCTTCAGTTGGTACGGAGATCATCATCGGCCCAAACGCGAATAAGCCATTGCTGCTGGAGCGGCCCCTGTTTGTCTCTGATATGAGCTTTGGTGCGCTCTCGGAAGAGGCCAAAATTGCATTGGCTATGGGTGCTGAGTTGGCAGGGACGGGTATCTGCTCCGGTGAAGGCGGTATGTTGCCTGACGAGCAAGCCGCCAATTCTCGTTACCTGTATGAACTGGCCTCCGCGCGCTTTGGTTACTCAATGGATAAGGTGCAAAAGTGCCAGGCATTTCATTTCAAATGTGGCCAGGGTGCCAAAACCGGTACCGGTGGTCATCTGCCGGGCAGTAAAGTAAATGGAAAAATAGCTGAAGTACGCGGTTTGGCAGAAGGGGAGGCCGCCGTTTCACCTCCTCGCTTTCCAGACTGGGAGCATCTTGATGACTATCGCCACTTTGCTGCCGAGGTGCGAGAAGCCACCGGTGGTATTCCTATCGGCGTAAAGCTCTCTGCTCAACATGTTGAACGTGATATCGAGGCTGCACTGCAAATTGGTGTGGATTACATTATTCTGGATGGGCGAGGCGGCGGTACGGGCGCTGCACCTCTGCTGTTCAGAAACAATATTTCAGTGCCAACCATTCCTGCATTAGCCCGCGCTCGTCGCTATCTCGATAGTCAAGGCCGTACCGATGTCTCACTGATAGCTACAGGAGGCTTACGTCTGCCGGCGGATTTCATCAAAGCAATGGCATTGGGTGCGGATGCAATCGCTGTATCCAATTCTGCGATTCAGTCCATAGGTTGTTTGGGAATGCGAGCCTGCCACACAAACAACTGTCCCGTAGGTATAGCAACACAGCAACCGCATCTAAGGCGGCGTCTGAAAATTGAGAAAGGGGCGAAACAGCTGAATAATTTCTTCCGTGCATCAACCGAATTAATGCAAGTAATGGCCCGTGCCTGTGGTCACGACCACCTGAATAAATTCTGTATTGACGATTTGACCACATGGAATCGAGATATGGCCCATTTGGCGGGTATCGCTTATGGGGGGTTCTCCACAGAATGA
- a CDS encoding malate dehydrogenase has product MKKPVKVTITGAAGHIGYALAFRIASGEMFGPEQPVILRLLEIPQALSSLNGVGMELEDCALPLLHDVVLTDDPSIGFRETDYAILIGAKPRGKGMERKDLITENAKIFSAQGKSINDNASKDVRVLVVGNPANTNALIAASNAPDLNPRQFTAMTRLDHNRALGQLAKKTNSLVADITRMTVWGNHSMTQYPDIASCLVNGTPAYDLVTRDWAIDHMIPRIQRRGAEIIGARGLSSAASAADAVVDHVHNWVLGTAEGDWVSMAVPSDGSYGVSEGVVFSFPVTCKEGEYEIVQGLELDQLSLSRLKASERELLEERTMIEDLLPKR; this is encoded by the coding sequence ATGAAAAAGCCAGTTAAAGTCACAATCACCGGCGCAGCAGGCCACATCGGTTACGCTTTGGCATTTCGGATCGCCTCCGGTGAGATGTTTGGGCCAGAGCAGCCGGTGATTCTCAGGCTGCTGGAGATTCCTCAAGCGCTCTCCTCCCTTAATGGTGTCGGTATGGAGTTGGAGGATTGTGCATTGCCTCTACTGCACGATGTTGTGTTGACAGATGATCCTTCCATCGGTTTCCGTGAAACTGATTACGCTATATTGATTGGTGCCAAGCCTCGCGGTAAAGGGATGGAGCGCAAGGACCTGATCACAGAAAATGCCAAGATTTTTTCAGCCCAGGGTAAGAGTATCAACGATAATGCATCGAAAGATGTGCGGGTGCTGGTGGTGGGTAATCCCGCTAATACCAATGCGTTGATTGCGGCCTCCAACGCTCCGGACCTGAATCCAAGGCAGTTTACCGCCATGACCCGTCTTGATCATAACCGGGCACTGGGGCAGCTGGCCAAAAAGACCAACTCCCTGGTAGCGGATATCACTCGAATGACTGTCTGGGGCAACCACTCCATGACCCAGTACCCGGATATCGCCAGCTGCCTGGTTAACGGTACGCCTGCTTACGATCTGGTGACAAGGGACTGGGCTATTGATCACATGATTCCGCGGATTCAGCGCCGAGGTGCCGAGATCATCGGCGCTCGTGGGCTCTCCTCGGCTGCGTCGGCGGCAGACGCGGTGGTGGATCATGTCCACAACTGGGTACTGGGTACAGCGGAAGGGGATTGGGTCAGTATGGCCGTTCCCTCGGATGGCAGCTACGGTGTCAGTGAGGGGGTGGTTTTCTCCTTTCCCGTTACCTGCAAGGAGGGTGAGTACGAGATTGTCCAGGGTTTGGAATTGGATCAACTGAGCCTATCTCGCCTCAAGGCTTCTGAGAGAGAGTTGCTGGAAGAGCGGACGATGATTGAGGATCTGTTACCCAAAAGGTGA
- the nosD gene encoding nitrous oxide reductase family maturation protein NosD — MKRALSALLLLIGVVSTTPGFCLAPLQLLIELTPPGSVLRPPPGTYEGPIVLKRAITLDGQGKVTIDGGGEGTVLSVKADGAVIRGMHLTHSGDSHDRVDAGLLLEAEDTLIENNTIDDVLFGIHIRQANNNTLRGNHVSSRGEAESLRGDGIRMWYSSDNLIQGNHFDHIRDLLFTNSTDNRIIDNTVRNGRMGMEFIYSHGNWVENNRISENRTGIVVIYSNGLTIKGNRIIHLRNPSGSGFSIKDSSQVTIKDNSIVHCAVGLIANAPVDPVNIIYLYDNLFAYNDVALYFYGEKGGHVIHGNRFQDNFTEVLVSSPSSALANDWRGNYWDGYQGFDRGGDGVGDTPHTVHTYSDRIWRDRPMARFYRGSPMLEFIDFAERLAPFSKPDLILRDPTPRVDSPAISEDTF; from the coding sequence ATGAAGAGAGCTTTGTCAGCACTGTTGTTACTGATAGGTGTGGTCTCAACCACTCCCGGCTTCTGCCTCGCCCCCCTGCAACTGCTGATTGAATTGACACCCCCTGGAAGTGTGCTGCGTCCTCCTCCGGGAACCTACGAAGGACCAATCGTTCTTAAGCGCGCCATCACACTCGACGGACAGGGTAAGGTGACGATTGACGGCGGCGGCGAAGGGACGGTGTTGAGCGTCAAGGCGGATGGCGCTGTGATAAGAGGCATGCATCTGACGCATTCAGGTGATTCACACGATCGCGTTGATGCCGGTCTGCTGCTGGAGGCGGAAGACACCCTGATTGAGAACAACACCATCGACGATGTACTCTTTGGTATCCATATCCGCCAGGCCAACAACAATACACTTCGTGGTAATCATGTCTCTTCAAGAGGGGAAGCAGAGAGCCTGCGCGGTGACGGTATTCGTATGTGGTACAGCAGTGACAACCTGATTCAGGGAAATCATTTTGATCACATCCGTGATCTGCTATTTACCAATTCAACTGATAACCGCATTATTGATAACACTGTCCGCAATGGCCGAATGGGGATGGAGTTTATCTACTCCCATGGCAACTGGGTGGAGAACAACCGGATATCTGAAAATCGAACCGGTATTGTGGTGATCTACTCCAACGGCCTTACCATTAAAGGCAACCGTATTATCCATCTGCGCAACCCCTCCGGTTCAGGGTTTTCCATCAAGGACAGTTCTCAGGTGACGATCAAAGATAACAGCATTGTGCACTGCGCAGTCGGACTTATCGCCAACGCACCGGTGGATCCCGTCAATATCATCTATCTCTACGATAACCTGTTTGCCTACAATGATGTAGCGCTCTATTTCTACGGTGAGAAGGGCGGTCATGTGATTCACGGTAACCGTTTTCAAGACAACTTTACCGAGGTGTTGGTCAGCTCTCCCTCCAGCGCTTTGGCCAATGATTGGCGTGGCAACTACTGGGATGGTTACCAGGGATTTGATCGTGGTGGAGACGGTGTCGGCGATACACCTCATACTGTTCACACCTACTCCGATCGTATCTGGCGGGACCGCCCGATGGCTCGTTTCTACCGTGGTTCACCCATGTTGGAATTTATCGATTTTGCCGAACGCCTGGCGCCTTTCTCTAAACCTGACCTGATCCTTCGAGACCCCACACCGCGGGTAGACTCGCCTGCGATCTCAGAGGACACCTTTTAA
- the pyrB gene encoding aspartate carbamoyltransferase, whose amino-acid sequence MLKNRPCHILKADQFDREFLDYLYNLVNLVRRFDKSKEGLLYLQSLLPHVRAMLYFTQPSTRTFMSFHSACGILGIKTSEIRDSSTSSEAKGESIDDSLRTFSSYVDLIIMRSPEAGLCEHIADFLDATPRPVPIINAGSGPDEHPSQALLDIYTLQRSFKDKRIDGKTICMVGDLKRGRTVRSLSRLLTNYRDVTILFVSPEEFRISEDLRQYLSGTGISFTETTDFEGSITQADAIYMTRIQDEYDKKGESQAVDHSGFCLRYDHLERIKEHCVIMHPLPRRDEIDPKIDSDPRAKYWRQERNGMWVRVALIAILMEVDHQVMLPDLQ is encoded by the coding sequence ATGCTTAAAAACAGGCCGTGTCATATTCTTAAAGCCGATCAGTTCGATCGGGAGTTTCTCGACTATCTCTATAACCTGGTAAATCTTGTCAGGCGCTTTGATAAGAGCAAAGAGGGGCTGCTCTATCTTCAGTCACTACTGCCTCATGTCAGGGCAATGCTCTATTTTACCCAACCTTCAACCCGAACCTTCATGTCTTTCCACTCGGCATGTGGAATTCTTGGCATCAAAACCTCGGAGATTCGTGACAGTTCAACCAGCTCGGAAGCCAAAGGGGAGTCGATTGATGACTCTCTGCGAACCTTCTCAAGCTATGTCGATCTGATCATTATGCGCTCTCCCGAGGCCGGGCTATGTGAGCACATTGCCGATTTTCTCGATGCCACACCGAGGCCGGTTCCAATTATCAACGCCGGTAGTGGACCTGATGAGCATCCCTCACAGGCACTGCTGGATATCTACACCTTGCAACGTAGCTTCAAGGATAAGCGGATTGATGGTAAGACCATCTGTATGGTGGGTGACCTGAAACGTGGTCGTACAGTTCGCTCACTTAGCAGGCTGTTGACCAACTACCGGGACGTAACAATTCTCTTTGTCTCGCCTGAAGAGTTTCGGATATCGGAAGATTTACGCCAGTATCTCTCCGGCACCGGAATTTCGTTCACTGAGACCACTGACTTTGAAGGCTCTATTACTCAAGCCGATGCCATCTATATGACGCGTATACAGGATGAGTATGACAAGAAGGGAGAGTCCCAAGCGGTTGATCACTCCGGTTTCTGTCTTCGTTATGACCACCTGGAGCGGATTAAAGAGCACTGCGTCATTATGCATCCGCTGCCTCGGCGTGATGAGATTGATCCCAAGATCGACAGTGATCCAAGAGCCAAGTATTGGCGTCAGGAGAGAAACGGTATGTGGGTTAGGGTGGCACTGATTGCGATTCTGATGGAGGTGGATCACCAGGTTATGTTGCCCGATCTTCAATAA
- the mdh gene encoding malate dehydrogenase: MARKKIALVGGGQIGGILTLLCAQKELGDVVVLDIEPMEGQVKGKTLDMMALRPHDGYDTNLSGTSDYEDVRDADVIMITAGLARKPGMTREDLLGTNLKIIKEVAENIKRVAPNAFVIMTTNPLDAMVYAFHKYSGMPKNQVIGMAGALDSGRFRTFIAMETGLSVQDVSGMVMGGHGPEMLPLIRTANVGGVPLTSLLSQERIDAIIKRTQEAGTEVVKLLGNGSAFFSPAGSVIEMAEAFIKDKKRLIPSAALCEGEYGIDGLFVGVPCVIGAGGVERVVEFDLTPEEQILLDKTIETVKQTVAETGI, from the coding sequence ATGGCAAGAAAAAAAATAGCTTTGGTGGGCGGCGGCCAGATCGGCGGCATTCTTACGCTCCTCTGTGCACAAAAAGAACTTGGCGATGTGGTAGTGCTCGATATTGAGCCGATGGAAGGTCAGGTCAAGGGCAAAACCCTCGATATGATGGCACTGCGTCCGCATGATGGCTACGACACCAATCTCTCCGGTACCAGCGACTATGAGGATGTTCGTGATGCCGACGTCATTATGATTACTGCGGGTCTTGCCAGAAAGCCGGGCATGACCAGAGAGGATCTGCTCGGCACCAACCTCAAAATAATAAAAGAGGTGGCTGAGAATATAAAGCGGGTCGCACCTAACGCCTTCGTCATTATGACCACCAATCCACTGGATGCCATGGTCTACGCTTTCCACAAATATTCAGGCATGCCCAAGAACCAGGTGATCGGCATGGCCGGCGCACTCGACAGCGGCCGCTTCCGTACCTTTATCGCCATGGAGACCGGCCTATCAGTGCAGGATGTATCCGGCATGGTGATGGGTGGTCACGGCCCCGAGATGCTGCCTCTGATTCGTACCGCCAACGTGGGTGGTGTTCCCCTCACTTCACTGCTTTCTCAGGAGCGCATTGATGCCATCATCAAGCGTACCCAGGAAGCCGGTACCGAGGTGGTCAAGCTGCTGGGCAACGGCAGTGCCTTCTTTAGTCCGGCCGGCTCGGTGATCGAGATGGCCGAGGCCTTCATTAAAGATAAAAAACGGCTTATCCCCTCCGCCGCACTCTGTGAAGGCGAATACGGTATTGATGGCCTTTTCGTTGGTGTGCCCTGTGTTATTGGCGCCGGCGGCGTGGAGCGTGTGGTGGAGTTCGACCTCACCCCCGAAGAGCAGATTCTACTTGATAAAACAATTGAGACAGTCAAGCAAACTGTCGCTGAAACTGGTATTTAG
- a CDS encoding ATP citrate lyase citrate-binding domain-containing protein — translation MQITGMYWGSKLLKYVDFPTSEVLGPEATNEEVKGLIERHGEVFIKPMFKGGVGKKGKHGLLGRAKDLGTAMQEKSRLYFAEHFHNNTHSKAEGVTFEGGVPAEYEIYFSLTDSTEFRAPMITLTHHGGVDIEELGEDQIARIPFDPLTGLKGFVISNALRKIGAPKELVSPLVQNLPKLWDLFHNYGMTTLELNPIRMKQAKNGRLSPIACDFKCAFDEDDPNMKRLGLPEDLDTSSYSDFELEVNQLRTYQGQSDVFVINEQGTISAMTFGGGANALVTELLGDAATISSDFGGNPPYAKMHDISRIVYKYWLEQSNVLFLIGGKANNTDIYETFRAMADALRDHFNTYGPQPLYVVVGRGGPNLIRGLGYMRDTLDALGLPYHMFGYDSAMSEVVNFAQAADEWMKNGGREIVAKKMGIA, via the coding sequence ATGCAAATAACAGGCATGTATTGGGGGTCAAAACTCCTCAAATACGTAGACTTTCCTACGTCTGAGGTGTTGGGGCCTGAAGCGACAAACGAGGAGGTCAAAGGCCTCATCGAACGCCACGGTGAAGTGTTCATCAAACCGATGTTCAAAGGCGGTGTGGGCAAAAAAGGCAAGCATGGTTTGCTTGGCCGGGCCAAGGATTTGGGCACTGCGATGCAGGAGAAGTCACGCCTCTACTTTGCTGAACACTTCCATAACAATACACACTCCAAGGCTGAAGGCGTTACCTTCGAGGGCGGTGTGCCTGCTGAGTATGAGATCTACTTCTCGCTTACCGACAGCACCGAGTTCCGTGCGCCGATGATCACGCTGACCCATCACGGCGGCGTCGATATCGAGGAGCTCGGAGAGGATCAGATTGCACGCATTCCGTTTGATCCACTCACTGGTTTGAAAGGCTTTGTTATCTCCAATGCCCTGCGCAAAATTGGCGCACCGAAAGAGCTGGTTAGTCCGCTGGTACAGAATCTGCCCAAGTTGTGGGATCTGTTCCACAACTACGGCATGACTACCCTGGAGCTCAATCCTATCCGCATGAAGCAGGCCAAAAATGGTCGTTTGTCACCGATCGCTTGTGACTTCAAGTGCGCATTCGATGAAGATGATCCAAACATGAAACGCCTTGGGTTGCCGGAAGATCTGGATACCTCAAGCTATTCTGACTTCGAGCTGGAAGTTAATCAGCTTCGTACCTACCAGGGCCAGTCGGATGTATTCGTCATCAATGAGCAGGGCACTATCTCCGCCATGACCTTTGGCGGCGGCGCCAATGCACTGGTAACCGAACTGTTGGGTGATGCAGCAACCATCTCCTCAGACTTTGGTGGTAATCCTCCCTACGCCAAGATGCATGATATCAGCCGCATCGTATACAAATACTGGCTGGAACAGTCCAACGTACTGTTTCTTATTGGCGGCAAAGCCAACAATACCGATATCTACGAGACCTTCCGCGCCATGGCTGACGCCTTGCGTGATCATTTCAATACCTACGGGCCTCAGCCGCTGTATGTGGTGGTTGGCCGCGGTGGTCCCAACCTGATTCGTGGTTTGGGTTATATGCGTGACACCCTGGATGCTCTGGGTTTGCCGTACCACATGTTTGGATACGACTCGGCGATGAGTGAAGTGGTCAACTTCGCTCAAGCTGCCGACGAGTGGATGAAGAACGGTGGTCGCGAAATCGTCGCTAAAAAAATGGGTATTGCCTGA
- a CDS encoding CoA-binding protein, translated as MHPEGIKAFPHYFVGTDTLADFAVKEDKICVLNITGGESRGVTPVSHSYSNGNIVCGTAPGRSGTVMKTPAGEIPIYDNVAEAVDSGREFNTVVVYLPPAGVRDGVMESIRANPLLKKIVILTEKVPVRDARVIRAIGQMHGIDIFGGNCLGIADAHNHIRIGGALGGNAPEESLLPGSVAIFSNSGNFTTTIAVYLATGGWGSTVSFSSGKDIYIHFSAPEWNNAFHNDDRSESAVMYIEPGGYYERDLEFDKPVVACVVGRWKAKLTKACGHAGAIAGSGDNASAKEAWFMEKFGVDDIYTPENPVCSEKGAVVVNISHIPLALTAVMAKRGKKPDFDPVGDLSMKCWFSNTQGIDLPPQLNPPVVTALEPYDEQIAGLDDQVGVVFPRQTLKDASGASMMDPKTQVSKLHGTSVLDASTHSFEENLVQSLVREYPDANGTSLANIALNAFVNQNGKVGLAAAEAAREAGNSPNTALSAAVAVVGPKMVEASRATTATLVDLFKKSGLEDPADTDFDFQAQLDEAISGDAAGQLVSDGKGKRGAALIEAVEARGVKSLFIEFLKALAEKSGGRLSGKVVLGAIATHLGWSALMRKRINLSTVMNMSWHFRIFSTLVGSTANAGQQSDSEFCGVANSELMSSWSFSETAHLALFGRRPTEGELYAFSVLLGLIVTNGPGTISAQGAKGAVSADGPEAPERIQANKGYIGFLTHTGYAHGGNGYEAIAFLVDRFSNSGLTDPGAEDHGLNLKEMATAYAKEYKAYKKKAKAEGNPSYAKIPCVSHPVFKGEPVNYDPREVFVNDLLKSRGNYNVFLDFYHELVQALFDTGVSRDVYCVNVDAVIAVILLKMLWKPYADGEISDSSMETAAFTTFLFGRMIGSAAEIDDHTNRGKNMDTRTAASKCSYVG; from the coding sequence ATGCATCCAGAAGGCATAAAAGCATTTCCCCACTACTTTGTGGGTACAGATACACTGGCAGATTTCGCCGTAAAAGAGGACAAGATCTGTGTTCTCAATATTACCGGTGGCGAGAGCCGAGGCGTGACGCCGGTCAGCCACTCCTACTCCAATGGCAATATCGTCTGCGGTACCGCTCCGGGCCGTTCCGGCACGGTGATGAAGACCCCTGCTGGTGAGATTCCCATCTACGATAACGTTGCCGAGGCGGTGGACAGTGGTCGTGAGTTCAACACCGTGGTGGTCTATCTGCCCCCGGCAGGTGTTCGCGATGGTGTTATGGAATCGATACGCGCCAATCCTCTTCTGAAAAAGATCGTCATACTGACCGAAAAGGTACCGGTACGGGATGCTCGGGTGATCCGGGCGATTGGTCAGATGCACGGTATCGATATCTTCGGCGGTAACTGTCTGGGAATCGCCGATGCCCATAATCATATTCGTATTGGTGGTGCCCTTGGTGGCAATGCACCTGAGGAGTCTCTGCTCCCGGGATCTGTTGCCATCTTCTCCAACTCAGGTAACTTCACTACCACTATCGCGGTCTATCTGGCCACCGGAGGTTGGGGTAGCACGGTCTCTTTCTCCTCTGGTAAAGATATCTATATTCACTTCTCTGCGCCTGAGTGGAACAACGCGTTCCATAACGATGATCGCTCAGAATCAGCTGTGATGTATATCGAGCCCGGTGGTTACTACGAGCGTGACCTCGAGTTTGACAAGCCGGTGGTTGCCTGTGTGGTAGGCCGCTGGAAAGCAAAACTGACCAAGGCCTGCGGCCATGCCGGTGCCATCGCCGGCAGTGGTGATAATGCTTCCGCCAAAGAGGCTTGGTTTATGGAGAAATTCGGTGTGGATGATATCTATACACCGGAGAATCCTGTCTGCTCCGAGAAGGGGGCAGTGGTTGTCAATATCTCTCACATCCCACTCGCCTTGACTGCTGTTATGGCGAAGCGTGGTAAGAAACCTGACTTCGATCCGGTAGGCGATCTATCGATGAAGTGCTGGTTCAGCAATACTCAGGGGATTGATCTGCCGCCGCAGCTGAATCCACCGGTTGTTACTGCTCTGGAACCCTACGATGAGCAGATTGCCGGGCTGGATGATCAGGTGGGCGTGGTATTCCCTCGACAAACCCTGAAAGACGCTTCCGGCGCTTCGATGATGGACCCGAAAACACAGGTATCCAAGCTTCACGGCACCAGTGTACTGGATGCCTCCACCCACAGTTTTGAAGAGAACCTGGTACAGAGCCTGGTACGTGAATACCCGGATGCCAACGGTACATCCCTGGCCAATATCGCCTTGAATGCTTTTGTTAACCAGAACGGCAAGGTTGGCTTGGCTGCCGCCGAAGCTGCTAGGGAAGCGGGCAATAGCCCCAATACGGCACTGTCAGCGGCTGTTGCCGTGGTAGGGCCAAAAATGGTGGAAGCCTCCCGTGCCACAACCGCTACTCTTGTAGATCTGTTCAAGAAGAGCGGCCTGGAAGATCCTGCTGATACCGATTTCGACTTCCAGGCACAGCTGGATGAGGCGATCTCTGGAGATGCTGCCGGACAGCTTGTTTCAGATGGCAAGGGCAAGCGTGGTGCAGCACTGATTGAGGCGGTCGAAGCGCGTGGCGTTAAATCGCTGTTTATCGAATTTCTCAAGGCGTTGGCTGAAAAGAGCGGTGGCCGTTTGAGCGGAAAGGTTGTGCTCGGCGCAATTGCCACTCATCTTGGTTGGAGTGCATTGATGCGCAAACGTATCAACCTCTCAACCGTTATGAATATGTCCTGGCACTTCCGCATATTCAGTACACTCGTTGGTTCAACAGCGAATGCCGGGCAGCAGTCAGACAGTGAATTTTGTGGTGTTGCCAACAGTGAACTGATGAGTAGTTGGAGTTTCTCCGAGACCGCCCATCTGGCGCTGTTTGGCAGACGGCCAACCGAGGGTGAACTCTACGCCTTCTCCGTACTGTTGGGACTGATTGTCACCAATGGTCCTGGAACTATCTCTGCCCAGGGCGCCAAGGGCGCAGTCAGTGCAGACGGCCCAGAGGCACCAGAGCGGATTCAGGCTAACAAAGGGTATATTGGTTTCCTTACTCATACCGGTTACGCCCATGGTGGTAACGGTTACGAGGCTATCGCATTCCTGGTAGATCGTTTCAGCAACTCCGGTCTGACCGATCCGGGTGCAGAAGACCATGGTTTGAATCTGAAAGAGATGGCGACCGCCTATGCCAAAGAGTATAAGGCCTATAAGAAGAAGGCCAAGGCAGAGGGCAATCCGTCCTACGCCAAAATCCCTTGTGTCAGCCATCCGGTATTCAAGGGTGAGCCGGTGAACTACGATCCGCGTGAAGTCTTTGTCAACGACCTGCTGAAAAGCCGTGGTAACTACAATGTGTTCCTCGATTTTTACCATGAGTTGGTACAAGCATTGTTCGATACCGGCGTCAGTCGCGATGTATACTGCGTTAACGTCGATGCGGTTATCGCTGTGATCCTGCTGAAGATGTTGTGGAAGCCTTATGCAGACGGTGAGATCAGCGACAGCTCAATGGAGACAGCGGCATTTACCACCTTCCTCTTCGGACGAATGATCGGAAGCGCCGCCGAGATCGACGATCACACCAATCGCGGTAAGAACATGGATACCCGTACAGCTGCCAGCAAGTGCAGCTACGTCGGCTGA